From the Bombus pascuorum chromosome 7, iyBomPasc1.1, whole genome shotgun sequence genome, one window contains:
- the LOC132908805 gene encoding zinc finger protein 836-like: MNEERSVEDSSYLSYEINGTRYILQTVSDPAIDISKAVSNTQEQNTINVINEPQVEKDDESISLICLDGQVYAFQNGELQELDFSQVIDENESQEKTVLLPKEDDNCEPQYITNEGLVIGNIDEHSQEQYEIIADQNEKNFIMEKHNVNANDFVEVVTAFKCKICTYTTQDKTQLLQHFQKTHVNPKVDIEIKEESKITDEVKLLYMCGECSNCFPSIEDCKEHMINDHQLTDTGANRGGKENITDDSKDSGLLECIGQSIESNDIKRQVKIQKPLNSEYMLNKKMIELMERNIKCSYRGCPYKFCTEETMQQHALCHTESQNGTAFKCSVCRDMKFTKWRQCSLHLWKKHQIDIGLFTCKICKAYKSATMVKLLTHMRVHSETREYECSECGKCFKQASQLRNHRVMHLDRKTLEVTRWYTSKKCDMCGKTYANSKCLKSHIQAVHSKLRPYVCNVCGHSSARKAMLQMHLRQHTGDKPFSCELCEYKTGDHNTLRRHIMQHTGFRPYKCPHCSYTAIQSSSYKNHLKSRHPLLSGLFTCDLCPFKTVKNQSYIQHVRDHEKGLIKANMQKKDSENVEVFPGNLAAAQLIYSCLGAFSKVGDTLEANLMSSSTSADGTSQTITIQIPSKHLEGSLPTRECRTKSNSAIEQEDEETMHCFLKIPREEEESIDTGGITIPAEPEESGATTINVDT; this comes from the exons ATGAATGAGGAAAGAAGTGTTGAAGATTCTTCATATTTAAGTTATGAAATAAATGGCActagatatattttacaaactgTATCAGATCCAGCTATAGATATATCAAAAGCTGTATCAAACACTCAAGaacaaaatacaattaatgttataaatgAACCACAAGTAGAAAAAGATGATGaatcaatttctttaatttgctTAGATGGTCAGGTTTATGCATTTCAAAATGGAGAATTACAAGAATTAGATTTTAGTCAAGTAATAGACGAAAATGAATCACAAGAAAAAACAGTGTTGCTACCTAAAGAAGATGATAATTGTGAACCACAGTACATTACCAACGAAGGATTAGTAATCGGAAATATTGATGAACATTCTCAAGaacaatatgaaattattgctgatcaaaatgaaaaaaattttataatggaGAAGCATAATGTAAATGCTAATGATTTTGTGGAAGTTGTAACAGCATTTAAATGTAAGATATGTACTTATACCACTCAAGACAAAACACAATTATTACAGCATTTTCAGAAAACGCATGTAAATCCTAAAGTGGATATAGAG ataaaagaagaatctAAGATTACAGATGAagtaaaattgttatatatgtGTGGAGAATGTTCTAATTGCTTTCCTTCTATTGAAGATTGTAAAGAACACATGATAaac GATCATCAATTAACAGACACAGGAGCCAATAGAGGtggtaaagaaaatataacagaTGATTCAAAAGATTCTGGGTTATTAGAGTGTATAGGACAGAGTATTGAAAGTAATGATATAAAACGTCAagttaaaattcaaaaaccTCTAAATTCTGAATATATGctcaataaaaaaatgattgaATTAATGGAAAGAAACAtaaa GTGTTCATATAGAGGATGTCCCTACAAATTTTGTACAGAGGAAACAATGCAGCAACATGCACTTTGTCATACGGAATCACAAAATGGAACAGCATTTAAATGTAGCGTTTGCCGCGATATGAAATTTACCAAATGGAGACAGTGTAGCttacatttatggaaaaagCATCAAATTG ACATAGGATTATTTacttgtaaaatatgtaaagcATATAAAAGTGCAACAATGGTCAAACTTTTAACTCATATGCGTGTGCATAGTGAGACACGTGAGTATGAATGTTCAGAATGTGGTAAATGTTTTAAACAAGCCAGTCAATTGCGTAATCATAGAGTTATGCATTTGGATCGCAAAACATTGGAAGTAACGCGGTGGTATACTTCAAAAAAATGTGATATGTGTGGAAAAACTTATGCTAATTCCAAATGTTTGAAGAGTCATATTCAAGCAGTGCACTCAAAATTGCGACCATATGTTTGTAATGTTTGTGGACATTCTAGCGCTAGAAAAGCAATGTTGCAAATGCATTTACGACAACACACTGGTGACAAACCCTTTAGTTGTGAACTTTGCGAATATAAAACTGGTGATCACAATACGTTACGACGTCATATTATGCAACACACAG gTTTTAGACCTTATAAATGCCCTCATTGTTCTTATACTGCAATACAAAGTAGTagttataaaaatcatttgaaATCTAGACATCCTTTACTGTCTGGTTTATTTACATGTGACCTATGTCCTTTCAAAACTGTTAAAAATCAAAGTTATATACAACATGTAAGAGACCATGAAAAGGGATTAATCAAAGCGAATATGCAAAAAAAAG ATAGTGAAAATGTCGAAGTTTTTCCTGGTAATCTCGCGGCGGCACAATTGATTTATAGTTGCTTAGGTGCCTTTTCAAAAGTGGGCGATACTTTAGAAGCAAATTTAATGTCTTCCTCAACGTCTGCAGATGGTACATCACAAACGATTACGATACAGATACCATCGAAACATCTTGAAGGTTCACTGCCAACAAGAGAATGTAGAACTAAAAGTAACTCAGCAATTGAacaagaagatgaagaaacaatgcattgttttttaaaaattccaagggaagaggaagaaagtatAGACACAGGTGGTATAACTATACCTGCAGAACCTGAGGAATCAGGCGCAACAACTATTAATGTTGATACATGA
- the LOC132908814 gene encoding leukocyte receptor cluster member 1 homolog has translation MNILPKKRWHVRTKENIARVRRDEAKAAEEERLKQERIQKAETEARINLLREKARSKYDGRTEALKNDTDASSSKWDHVNFFAELEQGKLDYNKPNVEHEKEKKEEKEKYEKQIGYLTYLGQDTNEATGRKNWYEELPERLRDTGKDVEVQVEKKTLHDPIHDIKKYLNIMGSGSIEKCTKIRTGTIKRKRDDSDESDDSDHEKFSKKHRHKKSKKHKKHKNKERQNVEKPSIDVEKLRAERLLREQTEKLRTEALLAKLRGDPVPTVAPKTPPKPIIKQKYNSQFFPEIARQNAERTPSVHPMREQ, from the exons ATGAACATTTTACCAAAGAAAag GTGGCATGTACGTACTAAGGAAAACATTGCTCGTGTACGACGTGATGAAGCAAAAGCTGCAGAAGAAGAAAGACTTAAACAAGAACGAATTCAAAAAGCA GAAACTGAAGCTAGAATTAATCTCTTAAGAGAGAAAGCCAGATCGAAATACGATGGACGAACAGAAGCATTGAAAAATGATACAGATGCCTCATCTTCAAAATGGGATCATGTTAATTTTTTTGCTGAACTTGAACAAGGAAAACTTGATTATAATAAACCTAATGTAGAACatgaaaaggagaaaaaggaagaaaaagaaaagtatgaGAAACAGATTGGTTATCTTACATATCTTGGACAAGATACTAATGAAGCAACAGGTAGGAAAAATTGGTATGAAGAGTTACCTGAGAGATTAAGAGACACAGGAAAGGATGTAGAAGTACAAGTTGAAAAGAAGACATTACATGATCCCATCCatgatataaagaaatatttaaatataatggGATCTGGCtctatagaaaaatgtacaaaaattagAACAGGAACtattaaaaggaaaagagatgATTCAGATGAAAGTGATGATTCAGATCAcgaaaaattttcgaaaaaacaCAGACACAAAAAGTCTAAAAAACATAAGaagcataaaaataaagaaagacaAAATGTAGAAAAACCGAGTATAGATGTAGAAAAGTTAAGAGCAGAGAGATTGTTAAGAGAACAAACTGAGAAATTAAGGACAGAAGCTTTATTGGCTAAATTGAGAGGAGATCCAGTTCCAACAGTAGCACCAAAGACTCCTCCCAAACCCATtatcaaacaaaaatataattcacaGTTCTTCCCTGAAATTGCTAGACAAAATGCTGAAAGAACTCCTAGTGTACATCCAATGAGAGAACAGTAA